Proteins co-encoded in one Waddlia chondrophila WSU 86-1044 genomic window:
- the lysS gene encoding lysine--tRNA ligase, whose translation MTIKPDFEKLEEYQNRLRKLNEIKKLGITPYPAKFTPSHHASKMHQEYDGQQIGHSEDAAAGETPSVTVSGRLVLFRAMGKNAFAQIQDHTGRIQVMFNRDQTALEGYHSENPNDSKPIKLIEKKFDLGDIIGIEGNLFFTQKGELTIYAKKVTLLCKTLLPLADKHSGLADKETRYRKRWLDLITHEEVRSTFRKRSKILSMIRRFFENQDFIEVETPVLQSIYGGAEARPFVTKLNALDQEMYMRISLEIPLKKLIVGGMDKVFEIGRVFRNEGIDRTHNPEFTLLEAYAAHWDYNDMMRTMENLVEKLALELHGTTLLKVTDPESGKEAEIDVKAPWKRMTMKESINTYANIDVDALSDEELYKLVLECSHLEAKKIKTFPRGLMINALFEHKVEPHLIQPHHITDFPIETTPLCKPHRDPAEREKGIVERFESFIMGGEFSNAYTELNDPVIQYQLLAEQAARKATGDEEANPFDHEFVEAICQGMPPTGGIGIGIDRLVMLLTHSTSIRDVLFFPWMKPQ comes from the coding sequence ATGACAATTAAGCCCGATTTTGAAAAACTGGAAGAATACCAAAACCGCCTACGCAAGTTAAATGAAATTAAAAAGTTGGGGATCACTCCCTATCCTGCTAAATTCACACCATCTCATCACGCGTCAAAAATGCATCAGGAATACGATGGGCAACAGATCGGCCACAGTGAAGACGCTGCGGCAGGAGAAACGCCTTCGGTGACAGTATCTGGAAGACTGGTGCTGTTTCGCGCTATGGGAAAAAACGCGTTCGCCCAGATTCAGGATCACACGGGTCGGATCCAAGTGATGTTCAACCGCGACCAGACTGCGCTAGAGGGATACCACTCCGAAAATCCAAACGATTCGAAACCGATCAAATTAATCGAAAAAAAATTTGATCTTGGAGACATCATCGGCATAGAAGGCAATCTTTTCTTTACTCAGAAGGGAGAATTGACCATTTATGCCAAAAAAGTGACCCTTCTTTGCAAAACCTTGCTTCCGCTTGCCGACAAGCATTCCGGCTTAGCTGACAAAGAAACTCGCTACCGCAAACGCTGGCTTGACCTGATTACGCATGAAGAAGTTCGCTCGACGTTTAGGAAGAGAAGCAAAATTTTGAGCATGATTCGGCGTTTTTTTGAAAATCAAGACTTTATTGAAGTGGAAACACCTGTTTTGCAGAGCATTTACGGTGGGGCGGAAGCACGTCCATTCGTGACAAAACTCAACGCGCTTGATCAGGAAATGTATATGCGGATCAGCTTGGAAATCCCTCTAAAAAAGCTAATCGTTGGTGGGATGGACAAAGTCTTTGAGATCGGTCGCGTATTCAGAAATGAAGGAATCGACCGCACCCATAATCCGGAATTTACCCTACTCGAAGCATACGCTGCACACTGGGATTACAATGACATGATGCGGACAATGGAGAATCTAGTGGAAAAGCTAGCTCTTGAGCTCCACGGAACGACTCTCTTGAAAGTTACTGATCCGGAATCCGGAAAGGAAGCTGAAATTGACGTCAAGGCGCCGTGGAAACGGATGACAATGAAAGAGAGCATCAACACTTACGCAAATATCGATGTCGATGCGCTGTCCGATGAAGAGCTTTACAAACTTGTTCTGGAGTGCAGCCACCTGGAAGCAAAAAAAATTAAGACCTTCCCACGCGGCCTCATGATCAACGCTCTTTTCGAACATAAGGTCGAACCTCATCTGATTCAGCCTCACCATATCACTGACTTCCCTATTGAAACCACCCCTCTTTGCAAACCACATCGAGATCCAGCGGAAAGAGAGAAGGGGATTGTCGAGCGCTTCGAAAGCTTTATCATGGGAGGCGAGTTCAGCAATGCCTATACAGAACTCAATGATCCTGTGATTCAGTATCAACTACTTGCGGAGCAGGCTGCACGCAAAGCAACCGGAGACGAAGAGGCAAACCCTTTCGATCATGAATTTGTCGAAGCAATTTGCCAAGGAATGCCTCCAACAGGAGGAATTGGGATTGGTATCGATCGCTTGGTCATGCTATTGACCCATTCTACCTCCATTAGAGATGTTCTCTTCTTTCCCTGGATGAAACCACAATAA